The sequence CAAAATCCATATCAATGATTTCGAGGTTGCGCCCTAGGTAATTGGCCACATAGCGGGCAATTTCAATATCGATACCCACGATTCCGCGTTTTTTGCAACGGAATTCAAACGGCGGGAATTCAGCATTGGTCGCTACCCTGAGAACAGGGCCGACAGCGGAATCTTGGGAAACATGGTATTTGGTCTGCCCCCCGATATAATTGTCGAAAATGGAATCGTAAACGCCCATGGCGCGCATCTGGATTAAAGCAATATTCACAGAATCCAACAGGCCCATATTTTCTTTTGCAACAATGCCTGCATACGATTCTTCTTTGAAGGTTTCGTTCAAGATTCGCAGCGAGGGATTTTTGCGGGCAAAAACCTTGGCAGGAGCATCGTCTGTAAGCACGGCGTCGATTTTGCCTTCAAGCAGGGCATCTACCGCCTGAGCGAGCGTTTCAAACTTTTCTGCCTGG is a genomic window of Fibrobacter sp. UWB5 containing:
- a CDS encoding ABC transporter substrate-binding protein, with translation MRRLWVLSALFAFIAFTGCTKTDIPKNEVFSINDLSNKKVGVIKGTTAEIYAADYGTDSTRLQAEKFETLAQAVDALLEGKIDAVLTDDAPAKVFARKNPSLRILNETFKEESYAGIVAKENMGLLDSVNIALIQMRAMGVYDSIFDNYIGGQTKYHVSQDSAVGPVLRVATNAEFPPFEFRCKKRGIVGIDIEIARYVANYLGRNLEIIDMDFDDIIDSVRAGGADLGLAAFSVTEERSQIINFTDHYATSKIVVMVRSGEEESTFQRIKDSLLGG